A genomic region of Pogoniulus pusillus isolate bPogPus1 unplaced genomic scaffold, bPogPus1.pri scaffold_50_arrow_ctg1, whole genome shotgun sequence contains the following coding sequences:
- the LOC135174182 gene encoding basic proline-rich protein-like — MAPTPRNYSSRRAPAPLSAARPSQPQPRSAPAALSAPQPPQPLRLRSHCSQHFQYPQAPQPLPIPLSAPQAPQRLPAPQLSPRSAARAHLRRCSIAPRPLPAAAKMALRQLRAETPSALGAGPPLRRLPLAVLPAGGGAALPLLRPLALGCGGSPRWTLAQGGEAKVQPKMAPGKVQQQTEASKCLPGTLSTALAGTEGSDATAPSTAKPPHSCHRPQALPSSGSPRPQHPRLTPPPKPAHGPPQAPPPARPSAQRCPAAPQPPGPCRHQASKPPGLAADTKPPRQPLPQASPTLTATSPAHTSPHGAAPTSALPPAQQAAEGPGGDVFDTSNMLKEQRPQGACSCPEQRQRAAERHQEPPTRPPLTGPTRAHTAAHSPPTAPHTPTLHTSAGPTRTPPAQLPHRPQRHTPTQLPTACPRPHAAPHTHTPHTRTQPLTAPALPTPTLTPLTHTTATHSLPHTHPLLPHKPAPTQRTHTHPTHPNPTHLAPEPHTPLPDPAHDPRPPGAPLPLSPTAALSPPDTRGGRRAEAEAELRAQDGAERRPRQAPAGLGSSEPAAEAPERTPRAGAERGTERKSRPQPGSRSQSAPQKEQGPAPPWLLPAGSSSGRAHCAQLCPHLCAAAAQPEAVSALLRCSAPLVLPSLSSDSSSVPVGSSREAKPRAQPLRRQILPLTGGPRRLSCFTSVVNHQRSPCGGAPCLEALQYQDDARSGGSKLRIQLPRPKIRLI, encoded by the exons ATGGCGCCGACCCCCCGCAACTACAGCTCCCGGCGTGCCCCAGCCCCGCTCAGCGCAGCCCgacccagccagccccagccccgctccgctcccgccGCACTCAGCGCTCCgcagccccctcagcccctccGCCTCCGCTCCCACTGCTCTCAGCACTTtcagtacccccaggccccgcagcccctcccaATTCCACTCTCGGCTCCCCAGGCCCCGCAGCGCCTCCCGGCCCCGCAGCTCTCTCCCCGCAGCGCTGCCCGCGCACACCTCAGGCGCTGCTCTATCGCTCCGCGGccgctcccagcagcagccaaaatggcgcTCAGGCAGCTGCGGGCGGAGACTCCCTCGGCCCTGGGGGCGGGGCCGCCCCTCCGCCGGCTCCCattggctgtgctgccagctgggggcGGGGCTGCCTTGCCGCTCCTGCGCCCCCTTGCGCTCGGTTGCGGAG gcagcccacgcTGGACCCTGGCACAAGGAGGAGAAGCCAAAGTCCAGCCCAAAATGGCCCCAGGAAAAGTACAACAGCAGACTGAGGCCTCCAAGTGCCTCCCTGGCACCCTCAG CACGGCTCTGGCGGGCACAGAGGGCTCCGATGCCAccgcccccagcacagccaaaccgccccacagctgccaccgGCCCCAGGCGCTCCCAAGCTCGGGCTCGCCACGGCCACAGCACCCACGCCTGACACCCCCACCAAAGCCAGCCCACGGGCCGCCCCAGGCTCCCCCCCCAGCCCGGCCCTcagcccagcgctgccctgcagcaccGCAGCCGCCCGGCCCCTGCCGCCACCAAGCCTCCAAGCCCCCAGGGCTCGCCGCGGACACGAAGCCCCCACGGCAGCCTCTGCCGCAAGCCAGCCCCACGCTCACCGCCACCTCTCCTGCCCACACCAGCCCCCACGGCGCCGCTCCCACCTCAGCTCTGCcgccagcccagcaggcagcagaggggccAGGGGGTGATGTGTTTGACACTTCAAACATGCTTAAAGAG CAGCGGCCACAGGGCGCCTGCAGCTGCCCCGAGCAGCGACAGCGAGCGGCAGAGCGGCACCAGGAGCCCCCCACACGCCCACCCCTCACCGGCCCCACCCGCGCCCACACAGCCGCACACAGCCCTCCCACGGCACCGCACACCCCCACCCTGCACACCTCTGCCGGCCCCACCCGCACCCCACCCGCACAGCTCCCACACCGCCCCCAGCGCCACACACCCACACAGCTCCCCACGGCCTGCCCGCGGCCCCACGCAGCTCCCCACACTCACACCCCCCACACCCGCACACAGCCTCTCACAGCCCCAGCGCTGCCCACTCCCACCCTCACGCCCCTCACCcacaccacagccacacacagcctgccccacacccacCCACTGCTGCCGCACAaacctgcacccacccagcgCACCCACACGCACCCCACGCACCCCAACCCCACGCACCTGGCCCCGGAGCCCCACACGCCCCTCCCGGACCCAGCACACGACCCTCGGCCCCCGGGGGCTCCGCTCCCCCTCAGCCCCACCGCTGCCCTCTCCCCACCTGACACACGCGGGGGGCGCAGAGCGGAGGCCGAGGCAGAGCTCCGCGCACAGGACGGTGCCGAGCGCCGGCCCCGGCAGGCTCCTGCCggcctggggagctcagagcctGCGGCGGAGGCCCCGGAACGGACTCCGCGGGCGGGAGCGGAGCGCGGGACGGAGCGGAAGTCCCGCCCCCAGCCGGGCAGCCGCAGCCAATCAGCGCCGCAGAAGGAGCAGGGCCCCGCCCCGCCATGGCTCCTGCCcgcgggcagcagcagtggccgCGCACACTgcgcccagctctgccctcacctcTGCGCCGCAGCTGCGCAGCCAGAGGCCGTTTCTGCCCTGCTccgctgctctgctcccctcgtTCTGCCCTCGCTCAG CAGCGACAGTTCCTCTGTgcctgtggggagcagcagagaggccaaGCCCCGAGCGCAGCCCCTGCGCAGGCAGATCCTGCCCCTGACGGGCGGGCCGAGGCGCCTCAGCTGCTTCACGTCTGTCGTTAACCACCAAAGGTCCCCGTGCGGGGgtgcaccgtgcctggaggcaCTGCAATACCAGGACGATGCGCGGAGCGGAGGGAGCAAGCTCCGGATCCAACTCCCACGGCCAAAAATCCGTTTAATATAA